In one window of Eubalaena glacialis isolate mEubGla1 chromosome 13, mEubGla1.1.hap2.+ XY, whole genome shotgun sequence DNA:
- the HBM gene encoding hemoglobin subunit mu: MLSAQERAHVAQVWDLIAGHEAPFGAELLLRLFTVYPSTKAYFKHLGDRPDEVQLLSHGQRVLEAVGVAVRHMDNLRAALSPLAELHAHVLRVDPTNFPLLTQCFQVVLASHLQGEFTVEMQAVWDKFLTGLAVVLTEKYH, translated from the exons ATGCTCAGCGCCCAAGAGCGCGCCCACGTAGCACAGGTCTGGGACCTGATCGCCGGCCATGAGGCGCCCTTCGGGGCGGAGCTTCTGCTCAG ACTCTTCACGGTGTACCCCAGCACCAAGGCCTACTTTAAGCACCTGGGCGACCGCCCTGACGAGGTGCAGCTGCTGAGCCACGGACAACGCGTGCTCGAGGCTGTGGGAGTGGCCGTCCGGCACATGGACAACCTGCGCGCGGCCCTGAGTCCGCTTGCCGAGCTGCACGCACATGTGCTGCGCGTGGACCCCACCAACTTCCCA CTGCTGACCCAGTGTTTCCAGGTGGTGCTGGCCTCCCACCTGCAGGGCGAGTTCACGGTGGAGATGCAGGCGGTGTGGGATAAGTTCCTGACGGGCCTGGCGGTAGTGCTGACAGAGAAGTACCACTGA
- the HBZ gene encoding hemoglobin subunit zeta, with the protein MSLTRAERTIIVSMWGKISTQADIIGTEALERLFSSYPQTKTYFPHFDLHAGSAQLRAHGSKVVAAVGDAVKSIDNVAGALSKLSELHAYVLRVDPVNFKLLSHCLLVTVASHFPADFTADAHAAWDKFLSIVSRVLTEKYR; encoded by the exons ATGTCTCTGACCAGGGCTGAGAGGACCATCATCGTGTCCATGTGGGGCAAGATCTCCACACAGGCAGACATCATCGGCACCGAGGCCCTGGAGAG GCTCTTCTCCAGCTACCCCCAGACCAAGACCTACTTCCCGCACTTCGACCTGCACGCGGGCTCCGCGCAGCTGCGCGCGCACGGCTCCAAGGTGGTGGCCGCCGTGGGCGACGCGGTCAAGAGCATCGACAACGTGGCGGGCGCCCTCTCCAAGCTGAGCGAGCTGCACGCCTACGTGCTGCGCGTGGACCCGGTCAACTTCAAG CTGCTGTCCCACTGCCTGCTGGTCACGGTGGCCTCGCACTTCCCCGCCGACTTCACGGCCGACGCGCACGCCGCCTGGGACAAGTTCCTGTCCATTGTGTCCCGCGTCCTGACCGAGAAGTACCGCTGA
- the LOC133103117 gene encoding hemoglobin subunit alpha, with protein MVLSPTDKSNIKAIWAKIGNHSADYGAEALERMFMNFPSTKTYFPHFDLGHDSAQVKAHGKKVADALTKAVGHMDNLLDALSDLSDLHAHKLRVDPANFKLLSHCLLVTLALHLPAEFTPSVHASLDKFLASVSTVLTSKYR; from the exons ATGGTGCTGTCTCCCACCGACAAGAGCAACATCAAGGCCATCTGGGCTAAGATTGGCAACCACAGTGCAGACTATGGCGCAGAGGCCTTGGAGAG GATGTTCATGAACTTCCCCAGCACCAAGACCTACTTCCCCCACTTCGACCTGGGACACGACTCCGCCCAGGTCAAGGCGCACGGCAAGAAGGTGGCCGACGCGCTGACCAAAGCCGTTGGCCACATGGACAACCTGCTCGATGCCTTGTCTGATCTGAGCGACCTGCACGCCCACAAGCTGCGTGTGGACCCAGCCAACTTCAAG CTCCTGAGCCACTGCCTGCTGGTGACCCTGGCTCTCCACCTCCCCGCCGAGTTCACCCCCTCGGTCCATGCCTCCCTGGACAAGTTCTTGGCCAGTGTGAGCACCGTGCTGACCTCCAAATACCGTTAA